The Chryseobacterium phocaeense genome includes the window CATTGAGTGATAAATTCGATTCCCAGTTTAATTATTCCCTTACGGCAAGATATAGTTTTAACGAAAAATCTGACATCCGCGGTGTTTTCGGATCTGCAAACAGATTCCCTACCTACGATGAGCTGTATACCTATATGGTGGACAATAACCATGATATCAGAGGAAATGAGAATCTGAATCCTGAAACGGGGTTTTCCGTTGGAGTATTCTGGGATTACAATATTAAAAATTCAAACGACTGGAAATTCAATATCAGTGCTTCAGGTATGTACCTTGATGTGAAAGACAGGATTGAAAGTGTTATTATCACCAACAGCCCTCTTAAATACACCTATCTGAATATAGACAGTTACAAGTCATTGCTGTTCGGAGGAAGTGTAAATATTAGAAAAGAAAACCTGAGCTTTAATGCCGGAGTTTCCACCTTAGGCATTTCCCAGGCCCTGAATACAGGAAATATTAATTCTCCGGAAGATTTTAATTTTTATGTGGAGGCTAACCTGGCCGCCAATTATACCCTGCCAAAAACCAAGACACTTTTTGCTCTTTACTACAAATATTCAGGGGTAAGCAGACAATATGTTCATAAAGCAAACGCTAAAGATCCACTTGATCCGGGACAATATATTCTGGGGGAAATCGGAGACTTTAATATGATGAATTTTACAGTTTCGCAGCCTTTCTTTAAAGATCATTTTGAAATTGCCCTGGGAATCAAGAACATATTTGATGTATCATCTATCAGAAATACCACCATTGCAGGAGACGGGCATAACGCCGGCGCAAACAATCAGAACTTATTCTATGGCAGAAGTTATTTTGCCCGCTTAAATTATAACTTTTAAAGAGAAATTAAAATGAAAAAAATAATATTTTGCCTTTTAGTGGGAGCTTCATTTATTTCACAGTCTTGTATTAACGATAATGAAGATCCGGTTGCCGTAGCTCCGGTTCAGGGCTCTCTTGGAAATCCAAAAGTAGGTGGAGCTACACAGCCTAACCAGGTTTGGATAGATCTTAGCCAGACTGATCCTGAAACAAAAGGACCGGTACAGACATTTACCAGAAGAACAGATTGGGACCTTGCCCTATATTCAGGAGATAAATTTAAAGTAGTTTTAAATTCATCTATTATGATGGCTGCCGGAAAAATTCCGAATGTTACCAACTTTAATCAGGTAACGGAGGCCAGCGTTGCTTCCCTGAAAGACTTGGTTCAGGTTGCTAATTTCAATCCTGCCAATGAAGTTTATATAGATGATGTAAAAGGAAATTTCCCAACAGGATACACTGCTATTGAAGAGATAAAAGCAGACGATTCAGGAAATGCCATTTATCTGGTAAATATGGGTAAGGAAATTTATACAGGGTCAGTCGCAGTAGGTTCAATCGCAACGGGAGGAGACAGCAGAGGATGGAAAAAAGTTCAGATCCTGAGAATCACAGACGGATATAAGGTAAAATCAGCAGATCTGGATGGAGGAAATTATTCTGAGATTAATGTGATCAAAAATACCGCATACAATTACAATTTTGTAAGCCTGAAGGATAAAAAAGAAGTATTTATTCAGCCGGAAAAAAATAAGTGGGATCTTTGTTTTACTGTATTTACAAACGTGATTTCAGGAGCGGGAAGTTATATATATGGTGATTTTGTAACCAACAATAATGTAGGCGGAGTGGGGGCTTATGAAGTTATGGTGACTTCCGGTTCCGGTATTGAGGCTTATAATAATTTTAAAATTGCTGATGTGGATCAGTCTAAATTTGTTTATAACGATCACAGGGTAATCGGATCAAATTGGAGAAATCCTGTAGGAACTAATGGTCTTGAAGTATATGGTGACCGTTTCTATGTCATAAAAGATCGTGACGGATTTTATTTTAAGCTTAAATTTACAAGGCTTACCAAAGATGTAACTGATGCAAACGGCCAGGCTGGAGAACGGGGCTTCCCTCAGTTCGAATACAAACCTTTATAAGATAATCAAATAATTGTATATCATGAAAAAATTAATCCTTGCGGCTTCTATTCTGATGGCAGTATATTCATGCAAAAAAGAAGAAGGGGCTAAAAAAGAAAATACAACGGAAGCTTCCTCCGAAGCCCCGAAAAGCAATAATAAAATCGTTACATTAAGTGGCGGTATTACTGAGATCGTAAGTGCATTGGGGCACGAAAAAGAAATTGTAGCAACAGATGTTACCAGTACTTATCCTGAAACATTAAAAGCTACATCTGAAAATCTGGGTCACGTAAGATCAATAACCATTGAGCCTATTATGGCTGTAAATCCTACTTTGATTTTAGCGTCTGGAAAAGATATTAATCCTGAACTGATGAACAAAATCAAATCATCAGGGATCAAAACTGAGGTTTTCAAGCAGGAATATACCGTAGAAGGAACTAAAAAACTAATTGCTGATGTAGCGAAAGCAATCGGCAATACAGATTATCAGAAATTAAATGATAAGATTGATGCAGATATGAAACAGATCCAGCCGATGGCTAAAAAGCCAAAGGTATTGTTCATCTATGCAAGAGGAAATATGCTGATGGTTTCAGGAAAAAATACCCCTATGGATGCATTGATCGGTCTTGCAGGTGCAGAAAATGCAGTGAAGGATTTCGAAGACTTCAAACCATTAACACCGGAAGCAGTGGTAAAAGCTAATCCGGACGTTTTATTCTTCTTCTCTACCGGACTTCAGGGTGCGGGCGGAAACGAAGGAGCTCTGAAAATGCCTGGCGTAGCACAGACCAACGCAGGGAAGAACAAAAAGATCATCGCAATGGATGGAGGACTGGTTTCAGGTTTCGGACCTAGACTGGGAGAAGCAGCAGTAGGATTAAACAAACTTTTAATTGAGAACACAAAGTAAACTATACTTTTATTCAGCTATAGGTGCCGTACTGCTGGTTATTATCGCGGTACTGGCACTTAATACAGGCGTTTACGACTTTAAGGGTGCGTCGCCTTTCAATATTTTATGGAAGTATATAAAAGGGGACCCGGATTTATCTTTAAGTGATAAGTATGTTATCTGGGATGTACGGGCAGCAAGGATCATTATGGCCATTTTAATAGGAAGTATGCTTTCCGTTTCAGGGACCGGTCTGCAGGGGCTTTTCAAAAACCCTCTGGCGACAGGAGATCTGATAGGACTTACCTCCGGAGCGACACTATTGGCGGCAATTGCGATTGTTTTAGGAGGGCATTTCAAAGAATATCTTCCTGAAACTGTACAATTTTCATTAGTAGGAATCTCAGCATTCGTAGGATCATTTTTGTCGATGATGCTGGTGTACAGGATTTCCACAAGCAGCGGAAAAACCAATGTAGTCATGATGCTCCTTACCGGGGTAGCCATAACGGCGATCGGGTTTTCGATTACCGGATTTTTGATCTATATCTCAAAAGATGAACAGCTCCGGGATCTTACCTTCTGGAATCTGGGAAGTCTGGCGGCAGCAACCTGGACCAAGAATATTATTCTGGCCGTGGTGCTCATTATTTCCTACATAATACTGCTTCCGAAAGGAAAGGCGCTGAATGCCATGATGCTTGGAGAAAAAGATGCCCAGCACCTGGGAATTAATGTAGAAAAGCTTAAAAAACAGATTATTATTATAGTATCGTTAATGGTGGGAACCTGCGTGGCATTTTCCGGAACCATAGGATTTGTAGGCCTTATCGTACCCTATATTTTAAGGCTTTTATTCAAATCGAATTATACATTTATCTTGCCTTTGTCAGCTATATGCGGAAGTATATTACTGTTAACGGCAGATACCTTCAGCAGAAGTATTGTGGAACCTTCCGAACTACCGATCGGGATTCTTACGGCACTTATGGGAGGTCCTATTTTTATTGCTATTTTAATTAAATTTAAAAAATCCCTGTAATGATAAAGGCACATCAGATCAGCTACAAACACAAAGATTTTCATATTCTTGATGGTGTGGATGTTGCTCTCGGATATGGTGAATTTCTTGCCATTGTGGGCCCGAACGGAGCAGGGAAATCCAGTCTTCTGAGTGTTCTGGCCAATGAAGTGAAATCCAGACAGGAAATACTGTTCAAAGATAAGCCCATCAACCGGTGGGATGTGAAAGAACTGTCTTTGCACAAAGCCAAATTTTCGCAACACAACAGCAATGATATTCCTCTTGACGTAAAAGATGTCATTATGATGGGCAGATACCCTTATTTTGATGCCCAGCCGGGGAAAGAAGACCTTGAGGCCACCAACAGGATGATGGGTGAAACCGACATTTTCCACCTTAAAGACCGTGAATACAACACATTGTCCGGAGGGGAAAAACAAAGGGTACACCTGTCCCGCGTGATGTCCCAGCTTGAAAACGATATCGCTCATAAACTGGTTTTTCTGGATGAGCCGTTGAATAACCTGGATATAAAACATCAGTACAAGGCTTTGGAAATCATCAAAAAGTTTACTCAGAAAGCCAATTCAGCGATTGTTGTTTTACATGATCTGAATCTTGCTGCACAGTTTGCA containing:
- a CDS encoding HmuY family protein, with product MKKIIFCLLVGASFISQSCINDNEDPVAVAPVQGSLGNPKVGGATQPNQVWIDLSQTDPETKGPVQTFTRRTDWDLALYSGDKFKVVLNSSIMMAAGKIPNVTNFNQVTEASVASLKDLVQVANFNPANEVYIDDVKGNFPTGYTAIEEIKADDSGNAIYLVNMGKEIYTGSVAVGSIATGGDSRGWKKVQILRITDGYKVKSADLDGGNYSEINVIKNTAYNYNFVSLKDKKEVFIQPEKNKWDLCFTVFTNVISGAGSYIYGDFVTNNNVGGVGAYEVMVTSGSGIEAYNNFKIADVDQSKFVYNDHRVIGSNWRNPVGTNGLEVYGDRFYVIKDRDGFYFKLKFTRLTKDVTDANGQAGERGFPQFEYKPL
- a CDS encoding heme/hemin ABC transporter substrate-binding protein; the encoded protein is MKKLILAASILMAVYSCKKEEGAKKENTTEASSEAPKSNNKIVTLSGGITEIVSALGHEKEIVATDVTSTYPETLKATSENLGHVRSITIEPIMAVNPTLILASGKDINPELMNKIKSSGIKTEVFKQEYTVEGTKKLIADVAKAIGNTDYQKLNDKIDADMKQIQPMAKKPKVLFIYARGNMLMVSGKNTPMDALIGLAGAENAVKDFEDFKPLTPEAVVKANPDVLFFFSTGLQGAGGNEGALKMPGVAQTNAGKNKKIIAMDGGLVSGFGPRLGEAAVGLNKLLIENTK
- a CDS encoding FecCD family ABC transporter permease, translating into MRTQSKLYFYSAIGAVLLVIIAVLALNTGVYDFKGASPFNILWKYIKGDPDLSLSDKYVIWDVRAARIIMAILIGSMLSVSGTGLQGLFKNPLATGDLIGLTSGATLLAAIAIVLGGHFKEYLPETVQFSLVGISAFVGSFLSMMLVYRISTSSGKTNVVMMLLTGVAITAIGFSITGFLIYISKDEQLRDLTFWNLGSLAAATWTKNIILAVVLIISYIILLPKGKALNAMMLGEKDAQHLGINVEKLKKQIIIIVSLMVGTCVAFSGTIGFVGLIVPYILRLLFKSNYTFILPLSAICGSILLLTADTFSRSIVEPSELPIGILTALMGGPIFIAILIKFKKSL
- a CDS encoding heme ABC transporter ATP-binding protein, with protein sequence MIKAHQISYKHKDFHILDGVDVALGYGEFLAIVGPNGAGKSSLLSVLANEVKSRQEILFKDKPINRWDVKELSLHKAKFSQHNSNDIPLDVKDVIMMGRYPYFDAQPGKEDLEATNRMMGETDIFHLKDREYNTLSGGEKQRVHLSRVMSQLENDIAHKLVFLDEPLNNLDIKHQYKALEIIKKFTQKANSAIVVLHDLNLAAQFADKILLMKSGKVSAYGTPEEVFTADNISHAYNFPCTICEHPITNNPMIIFG